From Chryseobacterium sp. H1D6B, a single genomic window includes:
- the ribB gene encoding 3,4-dihydroxy-2-butanone-4-phosphate synthase: MEKLLEKFGITSKERVENALLKLQQGKGILLVDDENRENEGDIIFPASTITEQDMALLIRECSGIVCLCISEEKSRHLNLRPMVETNNSKNQTAFTISIEAKEGVESGVSAKDRVTTIRTAVAEKAEAEHIASPGHVFPLIAKKDGVFERRGHTEGSVDLVKLANLGDDAVLCELTNEDGSMARLPEIVDFAEKKEMSVVTIEDIYTYRKMIISQN; the protein is encoded by the coding sequence ATGGAAAAACTATTAGAAAAATTCGGAATTACTTCCAAAGAACGTGTAGAAAATGCACTTTTAAAATTACAGCAGGGCAAAGGCATCCTTTTAGTAGACGATGAAAACCGTGAAAACGAGGGCGACATTATCTTTCCTGCCTCCACTATCACAGAACAAGATATGGCACTTTTGATCCGCGAATGCAGCGGTATTGTCTGTCTGTGCATTTCTGAAGAGAAAAGCAGGCATCTTAATCTGCGTCCGATGGTGGAAACCAACAACAGTAAAAACCAAACTGCATTTACCATTTCTATTGAAGCCAAAGAGGGCGTTGAATCCGGCGTTTCGGCGAAAGACCGCGTAACAACAATCAGAACAGCTGTTGCAGAAAAGGCGGAAGCGGAACATATTGCAAGTCCGGGACATGTCTTCCCTCTTATTGCAAAAAAAGACGGCGTTTTTGAAAGACGCGGCCACACGGAAGGAAGCGTAGACCTTGTAAAACTTGCCAATCTCGGTGATGATGCCGTACTCTGTGAGCTTACCAATGAAGACGGATCAATGGCGAGACTGCCGGAAATCGTAGATTTTGCAGAGAAAAAAGAAATGAGTGTAGTAACAATTGAAGATATTTACACCTACCGCAAAATGATCATCAGCCAGAATTAA
- a CDS encoding T9SS type A sorting domain-containing protein, whose protein sequence is MKKTFLFMMGAYSLCSAQTTITKAFNDPIVGEVVNNYTVNGTVDNSATGSGVTFSNGSLTQGAASATTYTAPSSSDISTFPGSTLKMNGSGNTIFYKSSATKLEITGLITPDATLNLSANNGTFITYPATFGYTETDQAQGTFTSSTANGLCRGTITITADASGTLIIGSSTFPNVLRIKSVQNFNLYLPTDTSFTFSIGTVTNTAYTYYDSMHKFPLLSSTQAVISVPFAGINQTTNAAQALSLGSLATGEHSIGKEGLKVYPNPAQDFIEFKGGTGKYSTVKIYSLDGKLIKTSDLKSGKIQVSELPPSNYFIEASGKDAKTETVKFIKK, encoded by the coding sequence ATGAAAAAAACTTTCCTTTTTATGATGGGGGCATACAGCCTTTGTTCAGCGCAAACTACTATTACTAAAGCATTTAATGATCCTATAGTCGGCGAAGTAGTAAATAATTATACTGTTAATGGAACGGTTGATAATTCAGCAACAGGATCCGGCGTCACGTTTTCTAACGGCAGTCTGACACAGGGAGCAGCTTCTGCTACCACGTATACAGCCCCTTCTTCCAGTGATATATCTACTTTTCCGGGTTCAACTCTTAAAATGAACGGAAGCGGCAATACAATTTTCTATAAATCTTCAGCAACAAAACTTGAAATAACAGGACTTATAACACCAGATGCCACTTTAAATCTTTCCGCGAATAACGGAACATTTATTACGTATCCTGCCACATTCGGCTATACAGAAACTGATCAGGCGCAGGGAACATTCACTTCTTCAACAGCTAATGGCTTATGCAGAGGAACTATTACGATTACTGCTGATGCATCCGGAACTCTAATCATCGGATCATCCACATTTCCGAATGTTTTAAGAATTAAAAGTGTTCAAAACTTTAACCTCTATCTTCCTACTGATACAAGTTTTACTTTCTCTATAGGAACCGTGACAAATACCGCCTATACTTATTACGACAGCATGCATAAGTTTCCTTTATTGAGCTCTACTCAAGCTGTTATCAGCGTTCCTTTTGCAGGTATTAATCAAACTACAAATGCCGCACAAGCTTTGAGCCTGGGATCTTTAGCCACTGGAGAGCATTCAATAGGGAAAGAAGGCCTTAAAGTTTATCCTAACCCTGCCCAGGATTTTATCGAATTTAAAGGAGGTACAGGAAAATATTCTACTGTAAAGATCTACAGTCTGGACGGAAAACTGATCAAGACATCAGACCTGAAATCCGGAAAAATACAAGTTTCTGAACTTCCGCCGTCTAATTATTTTATTGAAGCTTCGGGAAAAGATGCTAAAACAGAAACTGTGAAATTTATTAAAAAATAA
- a CDS encoding outer membrane beta-barrel protein codes for MKKTICSVLFLCGIFVFSQENAKKDTLKEPKTAAIQEVILKSQRKKQFADKAVYTFDKEALEKARYAKDLLKTLPELQLDPVSNTLKSTKGGTTLFLINGIEATDMQIRSVQPSEVIKVEYYDIPPARWASRADTVINLLTRSAETGYVFGTDISSALSTGFVNGSAYANYTKGKNDFGLEYSINLRDYDNRKVRSIYDYQLEGEHYRSDEDKRDHFGYTFQNLALRYTRQVPDNYAFQAKLNMDILNSFFKGNGQSVFTKDAFSEEHQTLKNGGSDYVTPTLDLYFSKNISKKDELSLNVVANRFTTNTSEFAKEWIISSGQSVFDNDMNLKAKQTGFVGELAYTHDFEKGKLSSGYRVSNTSISNDLQNLTGFSEYSVNYLEQYFYSEFAGKINKFNYRIGAGLINIHNKSAENTFDEWSFVPKVILGYQLKSSQNIRFTASYKPKSPWSAALSSNVVQLAPNIVQRGNPFLTSQQTWSNNLIYSFNNKYFDCNANLFYNYTSRTINQFYVMDDALGGYALTYGNAQNSKQYGAQLTGSYKPFGNSLLVLKAVIAPTSETVRTSSGALIKNDYIGNNFVLSSEYKSFSLQYQLNIPVYSLNGAFLTINENQNHVFTSYKHKEWTFSTGMYWIGMPSEYKTKSLKESLVNYSRVGQIINNKSMFVLGFSYDFSKGKKTDLQRKLNNSTAPAATF; via the coding sequence ATGAAAAAAACGATATGTTCTGTTCTTTTTCTCTGCGGAATTTTTGTGTTCTCACAGGAAAATGCAAAAAAAGATACTTTAAAGGAACCCAAAACGGCCGCAATTCAGGAAGTGATCTTAAAATCCCAGCGTAAAAAACAATTTGCTGATAAGGCAGTTTATACATTTGATAAAGAGGCTCTTGAAAAAGCGCGTTATGCAAAAGACCTGCTTAAAACCTTACCCGAACTGCAGCTTGACCCTGTTTCCAATACCCTGAAAAGCACCAAAGGAGGAACTACATTATTTTTGATTAATGGGATTGAAGCTACGGATATGCAGATTAGAAGCGTCCAGCCCAGCGAAGTGATAAAGGTAGAATACTATGATATTCCGCCTGCAAGATGGGCTTCAAGAGCAGATACGGTTATTAATCTCTTAACCCGTTCTGCAGAAACAGGATATGTTTTCGGAACAGATATAAGCAGTGCTTTGAGTACAGGATTTGTAAATGGTTCGGCATATGCTAATTATACCAAAGGGAAGAATGATTTCGGGCTGGAATATTCTATTAACCTCAGGGATTATGATAACAGGAAAGTTCGCAGCATTTATGATTATCAGCTGGAAGGGGAGCATTATCGTTCTGATGAGGATAAAAGAGATCATTTTGGATATACTTTTCAAAATCTGGCTTTGCGTTACACCCGTCAGGTTCCGGATAATTACGCTTTTCAAGCCAAATTGAATATGGATATTCTCAACAGCTTCTTTAAGGGAAACGGGCAGAGTGTTTTCACTAAAGATGCTTTTTCTGAGGAACATCAAACGCTGAAAAACGGAGGTTCAGATTATGTAACGCCTACATTAGATTTATATTTTTCAAAAAATATCAGTAAAAAAGATGAACTGAGTTTAAATGTTGTTGCCAACCGCTTTACGACCAACACCTCTGAATTTGCAAAAGAATGGATTATTTCCTCGGGACAGTCTGTCTTTGATAATGACATGAACTTAAAAGCAAAACAAACCGGTTTTGTAGGAGAATTGGCCTATACCCATGATTTTGAAAAAGGAAAACTTTCATCCGGGTATCGGGTTTCTAATACTTCTATTTCTAATGATCTGCAGAATTTAACAGGTTTTTCAGAATACAGCGTAAATTATCTGGAACAGTATTTCTATTCTGAATTTGCAGGAAAGATCAATAAATTTAATTACCGTATCGGTGCCGGACTTATCAATATTCATAATAAAAGTGCAGAAAATACTTTTGATGAATGGTCTTTTGTTCCTAAAGTTATTTTAGGCTATCAGCTTAAAAGCAGCCAAAATATCCGTTTCACGGCAAGCTACAAACCGAAAAGTCCTTGGAGTGCCGCACTCAGCAGCAATGTAGTACAGCTGGCTCCGAATATTGTACAGCGGGGAAATCCTTTCCTTACCTCCCAGCAGACTTGGTCAAATAACCTGATTTACTCATTCAACAATAAATATTTTGATTGTAATGCTAATTTATTTTACAATTATACCAGCCGTACCATTAACCAGTTTTATGTGATGGATGATGCTTTAGGCGGTTATGCACTGACCTATGGAAATGCTCAGAATTCTAAACAGTATGGAGCTCAGTTGACGGGCTCATATAAACCTTTCGGAAACAGTTTGTTAGTATTAAAAGCTGTAATTGCTCCGACTTCGGAAACTGTAAGAACCAGCAGCGGAGCATTGATCAAGAATGATTATATAGGGAATAATTTCGTGCTTTCTTCGGAATATAAATCATTCAGCCTGCAGTATCAGCTTAATATTCCTGTGTACAGCCTTAATGGTGCATTTCTTACCATCAATGAAAATCAAAATCATGTATTTACAAGCTATAAACATAAAGAATGGACCTTCTCTACGGGAATGTACTGGATTGGAATGCCTTCTGAGTACAAAACAAAAAGTTTAAAAGAAAGCCTGGTCAATTATTCCCGTGTAGGACAGATCATCAATAATAAGTCAATGTTTGTCTTAGGATTCAGTTATGATTTTTCGAAAGGTAAAAAAACTGACCTGCAGAGAAAATTAAATAACTCTACAGCTCCGGCAGCTACTTTTTAA
- a CDS encoding DUF3575 domain-containing protein encodes MKKYLIFILCFLLSGVNAQESSTVSSDKMNIIKTNVTGYVFRNINLSYERSINQWFSINAGFGTMPEGKVPFINAFLSDEDEKRFQNLRVKATNFTLEPRFYVGKGFGKGFYIAPYYRYSKVTTNTFDFYYDYNAGNAGTYQIPIKGSGSADGNSGGLMVGAQFFLNKSQSLVLDFWIAGAHYGSGKGDFTLTSDYVLTPDMQAQLKKEIEDLDIPFVKYSVETNANGARIKIDGPWAGFRSGLSLGYRF; translated from the coding sequence ATGAAAAAATACCTCATCTTCATTCTTTGTTTTCTTCTTTCGGGAGTAAACGCACAGGAATCCAGCACTGTTTCTTCGGACAAAATGAATATTATTAAAACCAACGTTACAGGATACGTGTTCAGAAATATTAATCTATCTTATGAAAGATCAATTAACCAGTGGTTTTCCATTAATGCCGGCTTTGGAACCATGCCTGAAGGAAAAGTTCCTTTCATCAATGCATTTTTAAGTGATGAGGACGAAAAAAGATTCCAAAATTTGAGAGTAAAAGCGACTAATTTTACACTAGAACCACGTTTTTATGTAGGAAAAGGCTTTGGAAAAGGTTTTTATATTGCTCCTTATTACAGATATTCAAAAGTAACAACTAATACTTTTGATTTTTATTATGACTACAATGCAGGAAATGCAGGAACTTATCAAATCCCTATTAAAGGATCAGGAAGCGCAGACGGAAACAGTGGCGGCTTGATGGTAGGTGCACAGTTTTTCCTTAATAAAAGCCAAAGCTTAGTTTTAGATTTCTGGATCGCAGGCGCCCATTACGGAAGCGGAAAAGGAGATTTTACACTGACAAGTGATTATGTACTCACTCCCGACATGCAGGCACAGCTTAAAAAAGAAATTGAAGATCTGGATATTCCTTTTGTAAAATATTCTGTAGAAACTAACGCTAACGGTGCAAGAATAAAAATAGACGGTCCCTGGGCAGGTTTTAGAAGCGGATTATCTTTAGGGTATAGATTTTAA
- a CDS encoding MFS transporter, translating into MNSSSITTAQRIKAIVGGSIGNLVEWYDWYAYAAFSIYFSHSFFPDSDLNAQLMNTAGIFAVGFLMRPIGGWLFGSIADKVGRKRAMTLSVLLMSFGSLLIALTPTYKTIGILAPLLLLTARLLQGLSVGGEYGVSATYLSEMATQDRRGFYSSFQYVTLIGGQLIALGIQLILQKLLLTETQLEDWGWRIPFVIGAALSVIALYLRSNLHETEAFENKKQVSEKKKGTIKELLKHPKALLTVVGLTLGGTLAFYTYTTYMQKFLVNTVHLTKEQSTLISFISLFIFACLQPVFGGLSDKIGRRPLLLGFGILGTLCTVPLLTALSTTTSMWSAFFLIMAALIIVSGYTSINAVVKAELFPSEVRALGVGLPYALTVAIFGGTAEYLALWLKKYDMEPYFYWYITGCIFLSMIVYAGMKDTKKTSTLDKD; encoded by the coding sequence ATGAATTCAAGCTCAATTACTACCGCACAAAGAATCAAAGCTATTGTCGGAGGTTCCATAGGAAATCTGGTAGAATGGTATGATTGGTATGCGTATGCTGCTTTTTCTATTTATTTTTCCCATTCATTTTTCCCGGACTCAGATCTGAATGCCCAATTGATGAATACAGCCGGCATATTTGCTGTCGGTTTTCTGATGCGCCCGATTGGGGGATGGCTGTTCGGAAGTATCGCTGATAAAGTGGGAAGAAAAAGAGCAATGACCCTTTCTGTATTACTGATGTCATTCGGTTCTCTGCTTATTGCCCTCACTCCTACTTATAAAACGATCGGTATTTTAGCCCCGTTGCTGCTGCTGACGGCAAGACTTTTACAAGGATTAAGTGTAGGCGGTGAATACGGTGTTTCTGCAACTTACCTCAGCGAAATGGCGACGCAAGACAGAAGAGGATTTTATTCGAGTTTTCAATATGTGACTTTAATCGGCGGACAGCTGATCGCTTTAGGTATCCAGCTGATTCTGCAAAAATTATTATTAACAGAAACACAGCTGGAAGATTGGGGCTGGAGAATCCCTTTTGTGATCGGAGCCGCTCTTTCTGTTATTGCACTGTATCTGAGATCAAACCTTCATGAAACGGAAGCTTTTGAAAACAAAAAACAGGTAAGCGAAAAGAAAAAAGGCACCATCAAAGAGCTCCTTAAACATCCAAAAGCACTGCTTACTGTTGTAGGACTTACGTTGGGTGGTACTTTAGCTTTTTATACCTATACAACTTATATGCAGAAATTTTTGGTTAATACCGTCCATTTAACCAAAGAGCAGTCTACCCTGATCTCATTTATTTCTTTATTTATATTTGCGTGCCTTCAGCCGGTATTTGGAGGATTATCCGATAAAATAGGAAGAAGACCTTTACTTTTAGGTTTTGGAATCTTAGGAACATTGTGTACGGTTCCTCTTCTTACGGCATTAAGTACTACTACTTCAATGTGGAGCGCTTTCTTTTTGATCATGGCAGCTTTGATTATCGTAAGCGGCTATACTTCTATCAATGCTGTAGTAAAAGCTGAACTTTTTCCTTCCGAAGTAAGAGCTCTTGGGGTCGGCCTTCCGTATGCTTTAACGGTGGCGATTTTTGGGGGTACCGCTGAATATCTTGCGCTCTGGCTTAAAAAATATGATATGGAACCTTATTTCTACTGGTATATCACCGGTTGTATCTTTTTATCTATGATAGTGTATGCAGGAATGAAAGACACAAAGAAAACTTCAACGCTGGATAAAGATTAA
- a CDS encoding class I SAM-dependent methyltransferase has protein sequence MNTAHKNHWETIYETKTSDQVSWTQEKPKTSLDIINSFGLGKDAKIIDIGGGDSNLVDYLLEEGYQNITVLDISGKALERARNRLGEKAEKINWVISEITEFQTEESYDIWHDRAAFHFLTNSDQISKYRSIAEKSADKFMILGTFSKDGPTKCSGLDIQQYDEQSMTESFETSFEKIKCFTEDHITPFDTVQNFIFCSFKKK, from the coding sequence ATGAATACAGCACATAAAAACCACTGGGAAACTATATACGAAACAAAGACTTCTGATCAGGTGAGCTGGACGCAGGAAAAACCCAAAACATCTTTAGATATAATCAACTCTTTCGGGCTGGGAAAAGACGCAAAAATCATTGACATCGGAGGGGGCGACAGCAATCTTGTTGATTATCTTTTGGAAGAAGGCTATCAAAACATTACAGTTCTTGATATCTCCGGCAAAGCATTAGAAAGAGCCAGGAACCGATTAGGAGAAAAAGCTGAAAAGATAAATTGGGTCATATCTGAAATTACAGAATTTCAAACCGAAGAATCTTACGACATCTGGCATGACAGAGCGGCCTTTCATTTTTTAACAAATTCTGATCAGATTTCAAAATACCGCTCTATTGCAGAGAAAAGTGCAGATAAATTTATGATCTTAGGAACATTTTCTAAAGACGGCCCGACAAAATGCAGCGGACTTGACATTCAGCAGTATGATGAACAATCAATGACTGAAAGTTTTGAAACCAGTTTTGAAAAAATAAAATGCTTTACGGAAGACCATATTACTCCTTTTGACACAGTACAAAATTTTATATTCTGTAGTTTTAAAAAGAAATAA
- a CDS encoding amino acid racemase, which translates to MKLKKIGLVGGISWISTLDYYKFINEGINQKLGGLNFAECIIYSLNFADIQEKTWENSYELLLNACQSLKKSGAEAVVLCANTAHLFADQLEEEIQLPFIHIVTETAKEINKNRLKTIGLLGTIFTMEMDFYSKKLESFGIQVLTPEKQKIRDYVQFTVKEELGRGIVNQKTKERYIEIVNDLIDRGAEGLVLGCTEIPLLLSQADFSIPVFDTTKIHSDAVVNYAVSF; encoded by the coding sequence ATGAAGCTGAAAAAAATCGGACTTGTAGGAGGAATAAGCTGGATCTCCACCTTAGACTATTATAAATTCATCAATGAAGGGATCAACCAGAAATTAGGTGGATTAAATTTTGCTGAGTGCATCATTTACTCTCTAAATTTTGCTGACATTCAGGAAAAGACCTGGGAAAACTCTTATGAACTCTTATTGAATGCCTGCCAAAGCTTAAAAAAAAGCGGTGCTGAGGCCGTCGTATTATGCGCGAATACAGCTCACTTATTTGCAGACCAGCTGGAAGAGGAAATTCAGCTTCCCTTTATTCATATTGTCACTGAGACTGCAAAGGAAATCAATAAAAACAGATTGAAAACCATTGGACTTTTAGGAACTATTTTCACGATGGAAATGGATTTTTATAGTAAAAAATTAGAAAGTTTTGGAATACAGGTACTGACTCCTGAAAAACAAAAGATACGAGACTACGTACAGTTTACCGTAAAAGAGGAACTGGGAAGAGGAATTGTAAATCAGAAAACGAAAGAAAGATATATTGAGATTGTAAATGATCTGATAGACCGCGGTGCAGAAGGTCTTGTCTTGGGATGTACAGAAATTCCTTTATTATTGAGCCAGGCAGACTTCTCAATTCCTGTATTTGACACCACAAAAATTCATTCAGATGCTGTTGTCAACTATGCAGTATCCTTTTAA
- a CDS encoding GEVED domain-containing protein translates to MKKLLFSLILGLSSIAFYSQNIEFMECGTDELMKKHYQRFPEEKAQDDAFNLELSKLIKSGKFASQINKNQVYEIPVVVHVVGDGSPVGSTNNRSDADIIAWINYTNGVFAGNTASGMAASSAVLPVKFVFAKVSPTCTSTNGINRINASNLPKYVSGGVNNDNTANAVTASDITALGMWDTSKYYNIYVVKKLASNSGILNGFAYYPGGSNDYSFMSTTVSTVNAQTMAHEFGHALGLRHTHEGYNETSGACPANTDCTLDGDLVCDTEPMKSLYHPSVPYTCQTGQINPCTSQLYAGGEKNVMAYTFCFRDLFTQGQADRATAQLLQYRQSLINSPAASQTLLDNTVSLATACVPAMITNPGGFNIGITSVKFGNINNYSANYKQAANNFYENFTAGYCLGTSKTTIPLNIATTLTVAPGTSNSHTIKAYIDYNNDGQFNETTELVLNQNNINGSSPATASVTPPSNAVTNTALRMRVIGDFNNTAITACYTPRYGQVEDYSVIIQSQTLAVTDTKKEDIYITRADNSVYVKSNTKIASVKIYDASGRVLFDESNIKSTEFSTLIQAKNIVIIVSAALENGQIITKKMKF, encoded by the coding sequence ATGAAAAAACTATTATTTTCTCTTATTTTAGGGCTTTCCAGCATTGCCTTTTATTCACAAAACATAGAGTTCATGGAATGCGGAACCGATGAGTTAATGAAAAAACATTATCAGAGGTTTCCAGAAGAAAAAGCTCAGGACGATGCTTTTAACTTAGAATTATCCAAACTCATTAAAAGCGGAAAATTTGCATCACAGATCAATAAGAACCAGGTATATGAAATCCCTGTCGTGGTACATGTTGTGGGCGACGGGAGTCCTGTAGGATCTACAAATAACAGGTCTGACGCTGATATTATCGCCTGGATCAATTATACAAATGGCGTTTTTGCTGGAAACACAGCCAGCGGAATGGCCGCATCCAGTGCTGTATTGCCTGTAAAATTTGTTTTTGCCAAAGTATCTCCAACTTGTACTTCAACTAATGGAATCAACAGAATTAACGCGTCAAATCTCCCTAAATATGTAAGTGGCGGCGTAAATAATGACAATACAGCCAATGCAGTCACCGCATCTGATATTACCGCTTTAGGAATGTGGGATACGAGTAAGTATTACAATATTTATGTAGTTAAAAAATTAGCTTCAAACTCGGGAATCTTAAACGGTTTTGCTTATTATCCTGGAGGAAGCAATGATTATTCTTTTATGTCTACTACAGTTTCCACAGTAAATGCACAGACGATGGCACATGAATTTGGCCACGCTCTTGGTCTGCGCCACACTCATGAAGGGTATAATGAAACCAGCGGTGCCTGTCCGGCAAACACAGACTGCACGTTAGATGGAGATTTAGTGTGCGATACAGAACCTATGAAAAGCCTTTATCATCCATCGGTCCCTTATACCTGCCAGACAGGACAGATCAATCCATGCACTTCTCAGTTGTATGCAGGCGGCGAAAAAAATGTAATGGCTTATACTTTCTGCTTTAGAGATCTGTTCACACAAGGGCAGGCAGACAGAGCAACGGCTCAGCTTTTACAGTACAGACAGTCATTAATCAATTCTCCTGCTGCCAGCCAAACGCTGCTAGACAATACTGTATCTTTAGCTACTGCATGTGTTCCAGCAATGATCACCAATCCTGGAGGTTTTAATATTGGAATTACTTCTGTAAAATTTGGAAATATCAATAATTATTCGGCCAACTATAAACAAGCGGCAAATAACTTTTATGAAAATTTCACTGCAGGCTACTGTTTAGGAACTTCAAAAACCACCATCCCGCTAAATATTGCTACAACACTTACTGTAGCACCTGGAACAAGTAACAGCCATACCATCAAAGCATATATTGATTATAACAATGACGGCCAGTTCAATGAAACAACAGAGCTGGTGCTTAACCAGAATAATATAAACGGTTCTTCTCCCGCTACAGCATCTGTGACACCACCTTCAAATGCTGTAACAAACACCGCATTGAGAATGAGAGTAATCGGAGATTTCAATAACACGGCTATTACCGCATGCTATACCCCAAGATATGGTCAGGTAGAAGATTATTCTGTTATTATCCAATCCCAGACCTTAGCAGTAACAGACACTAAAAAAGAAGACATTTACATTACCAGAGCAGATAATTCTGTGTATGTGAAAAGTAACACTAAAATCGCATCAGTGAAAATTTATGATGCTTCAGGAAGAGTACTTTTCGATGAGTCAAACATTAAGTCTACAGAATTTTCAACGTTGATACAGGCAAAAAATATTGTCATCATTGTGAGTGCAGCTCTAGAGAATGGGCAAATAATCACTAAGAAAATGAAATTTTAA
- a CDS encoding ABC transporter ATP-binding protein: protein MKKQDTWEIVKRLFFIGMKFRSWFILTLIISIILSIVSTYRPYLTMKVVDIDITKLKDKALMMKHIYILVGLVFAETVLNFFLVYFSNYISQNVIRDIRERLYAKLIYFRTSFFDKTPIGQLVTRAVGDVETIATVYTDGFLMVFGDILRIVFVLVMMFSTNVHLSYITLAILPLMVMITRFFQKRLKKAFGDERTWTANQNSFVQERLAGMSIIQVFNRQKAEFKKFDEINITLKDALLRTVFIFSLFFPVVELISSLFIGFILFYGGYITISAGVVIAFIQYISMLIRPLRQIADRFNNIQRGIVGAERVLGVMDEDFAMPNTGKVEKDHFDGKIEFKNVRFAYDEKQEVLKGIDFKVNPGETVAIVGATGAGKSTIISLITRLYDINSGEIFIDDVELKEYELYNLRSHIGVVLQDVFLFHGTIFENLAFGDETITLEKIKAGAREIEVDDFIESLPGGYEFIVSERGSSISLGQRQLLSFLRAYLSDPKILILDEATSSIDHESEKLIQRATEKITKNRTSIIIAHRLSTIEKADKIIVMEHGKIVEEGKHVELLDKNGYYATLYKAQLRHEVEMEEES from the coding sequence ATGAAAAAACAAGATACCTGGGAAATTGTAAAAAGATTATTCTTTATAGGAATGAAATTTCGTTCTTGGTTTATTCTTACCCTGATCATTTCCATAATTCTTTCAATAGTTTCTACCTACAGACCTTACCTTACGATGAAGGTTGTAGATATTGATATTACAAAGCTTAAAGATAAGGCTTTGATGATGAAGCATATCTATATATTGGTAGGGCTGGTCTTTGCTGAAACTGTTTTAAATTTTTTCTTAGTTTATTTTTCAAATTATATCTCTCAAAATGTAATCAGGGATATCAGAGAAAGATTATATGCTAAATTGATCTATTTCAGAACATCATTTTTTGATAAAACACCTATTGGACAGCTTGTAACCCGTGCCGTAGGAGATGTGGAAACCATTGCAACAGTTTATACAGACGGGTTTTTGATGGTTTTTGGAGATATTCTGAGAATTGTCTTTGTACTGGTGATGATGTTCAGTACGAATGTGCATCTAAGTTATATTACGCTTGCTATTTTACCTTTAATGGTGATGATTACAAGGTTTTTTCAAAAAAGATTAAAAAAAGCTTTCGGTGACGAAAGAACCTGGACGGCAAACCAGAACTCTTTTGTTCAGGAAAGATTGGCTGGAATGTCTATTATTCAGGTTTTTAACAGACAGAAAGCTGAATTTAAAAAATTTGATGAGATCAATATTACGCTGAAAGATGCATTGTTGAGAACGGTTTTTATTTTCTCCTTATTCTTTCCGGTTGTAGAGCTTATCTCTTCTCTTTTCATAGGTTTTATCCTGTTTTATGGAGGATATATTACCATCAGTGCAGGGGTTGTCATTGCATTTATTCAGTATATTTCGATGTTAATCCGCCCTTTAAGACAGATCGCAGACCGATTTAATAATATCCAGCGTGGAATTGTAGGAGCAGAACGAGTACTGGGGGTAATGGATGAAGATTTTGCAATGCCGAATACCGGGAAAGTAGAAAAGGATCATTTTGATGGAAAAATAGAATTCAAAAATGTCCGATTTGCTTATGATGAAAAGCAGGAGGTACTGAAAGGCATTGATTTTAAAGTAAATCCTGGAGAAACCGTAGCGATCGTTGGTGCTACAGGAGCTGGAAAATCTACAATTATTAGTTTGATCACTAGACTTTATGATATTAATTCCGGGGAGATTTTCATTGATGACGTAGAGCTGAAAGAGTATGAACTCTATAATTTAAGAAGTCATATCGGTGTTGTTCTGCAGGATGTTTTCTTATTTCATGGAACTATTTTCGAGAATTTAGCTTTTGGTGATGAAACGATCACTTTAGAGAAAATAAAAGCCGGAGCAAGAGAAATTGAAGTGGATGATTTCATTGAAAGTCTTCCGGGCGGATATGAGTTTATCGTAAGCGAAAGAGGCTCGTCTATTTCATTAGGCCAGCGTCAGTTATTATCTTTTTTAAGGGCTTATTTATCTGATCCGAAAATTCTGATTTTAGATGAAGCAACATCATCCATAGATCACGAAAGTGAAAAATTGATCCAGAGAGCAACAGAGAAAATTACTAAAAACAGAACTTCAATTATTATTGCACACAGACTTTCTACAATTGAAAAAGCAGATAAGATCATTGTGATGGAACATGGTAAGATCGTAGAAGAGGGAAAACATGTAGAGCTTTTGGATAAGAACGGCTACTATGCTACGCTTTACAAAGCCCAGTTGAGACATGAAGTGGAAATGGAGGAGGAGAGTTAG